The Sulfolobus islandicus Y.N.15.51 sequence TACGAAATGCACTAAACGGAATTTATTATTACGTTCTTTACATACTTACAATAGACGTAGTTAAGTCTGCGAAAGAGGCTTATAAAGATAAACTCGTGAGAAAAGAATTTAGCAATGAATTTGCGTCAGAAATCCATGGAGCATTAGATATCCCTAGATCTTTAATGACTTATCCTTCAAAGATATATTCATATTATACGTATCAAAGAGGAGCAGACTCTTCAACATTCGCAGTTTTAGGGGCACTCCTAAGGGAAATATACAGAAATATATTTAAATTAAAAAACGAATTAGAGAAATATTATGAAGAATCTCACGTTATTAATTACTTTCAATTAAATGATTTTAATGATTACGTTAATTTGCTATATGAATATAAGGATAGATTCAGAAAAGGTAAGATTAGAGCGCCTATAGAAAAAGATCCATCATGGTTAAAGCGTGCTTTTAAGATATATATTACATTGGAAAAAATGATAGGAAATGAAATATCTTTAGGAAACGAAAACTCTATACTCCCTAAAGATAAGGATATAATAAAAATGTTATTATGGAAACTTTATGAACTTTACGTATTTTACTTATTAATTAAGTATTTCGAGAAAAAAGGGTACAAAGTTAAGGTATCTAAAAAAGATAAGTTTGACGTAGTTATGGAAAAAGATGGAAAAAAGAAATTTATAACACTGAATTCATCACTTGATTTTTCCTCACTATTTAGCATAGATAACTCTCAAAAAATAGAGGATTTTATGGGAAGACCAGATATCGCTTTAATTAACGAAAAGAAAATTATATTCGAATGTAAATATTCAACGTCGGCTTCTTACATTTCACAAGGAAGGTTCAAGGTTATGGCCTATATGTATGAATACGATCCTAATATAGCTATTCTTATTTATCCTGGAATTGAGAGGATAAATAAATTGAATTCTGATAATATATTGAGTGAGAAAATAGATGAGAGTATAAGAAACAAAGAGAAAGATAAAAAGTATGTAAAGCTCATATTTAAGTCTAGAAATAATAAACCTAGACAAATGTATATAGTAACTATTGATCCATTAACGGAAGAAAATAAACAGGTCATGGAAAGCATAATGAATGAAATATTCGTTTAATATTTTTAACTATAAGCTAATATGGAATTATCGCTTAATGGCCTCTATACTAATGTCGAGAAAGGCTGGTATGATTTTACAGTTTTTGTTAGTACTCTCAGAAAGTTCTTAGCCAAAGAGTACAAATGAGAGATAATAATTACAAAGACTTAATGGAACTATCAGTACTGAACAATCTTTACAGTTAGCATTAAAGGCGACGCTCCTTGAGAATAAGGGTAATTATCCTTTTACTCATGAAATTGATGAACTAATAAGTTCTTTAAAAAATATGAAACCTGAACTGGTTGAATTAGAAAATAAGAATAAAGAATTGATAGCATTGTTAAAACTATCCTATACAGGGTCAAGATACTTTCCTAGTTCTTACGATAAAGATACTGCTAATAAGTTAATTAGTTTGGTAAAACAATTTTTAGAGGTAATAGACTTATGGCAGAAAGAATAGAGTATTTTAATAATTGGAGAAAATACGCTTATGAGATCTGTGCTTCGCTAAAGAAGGTCTTACAAGATGTAATGGTAGTAGTCTTCGGTAGCGTAGTTAGCGGGAATTATGTGCCTTCTTTAAGTGATATAGATATTCTAATTGTAAGTGATAAGGTTGGCGATATTTTATGGCAGGCTAAGATAAACCTTTACATATTATCTGAACTTAAGAGTGATATAACTCCTTTTGAATTTCATTATTCAAATTGGAAGGATTATGAGGAATTCTATAAGGAATTTTTCAATCCTAGGGTTGAAATTAGATGCTAATTTGTGAAATTCTTCAGTTTTTCTCAATAGAAACGTATAGCTAACTTTTAACTCAACAGAAGATTTAGAATCTATTTTACTTCTAGCTTAAGGCCTAAAAAATTCAATCAACAAGACAGATGTTAATTAAAAAATTACATATGTTCTTGTTTCTTTCTCATAGTCTATATGATCTCGTGGACCTACTCCTTCAATTCTTATATTATAGCCTCCAAATTTAGACGTTGAACGCTTTGTGTTAATCGATATCCGTGCTGCCCGTGCAAATACATATACCGAATATGTAATATAAGGATTCAAATACTCAATTAGCTCATAAGCAGAAATTATCTCCTCTTTATCGTTTTTAGCCTCTATTACTAAAAACTGTTTACCTAATGCTTCAATAGATACTAACCTTATTATAGTGAAGACATGGTGCATTTTAGCACTCAAATCTAGAAAGTATTTATATGCTGGTATTTCCGTAAATTCGTTATTTATGAATTTATTGCGAACTTCTACTACTTTGTCCAAGAAATCATCTTTGTCTGAATTAAGAGTACTAACATATGTGCAATTCGGTGCTAATTTTTCACATGGACACAATGCAATTATAGGCACTCTATACTATGGATAAAAACTGCATATATATTTGTTTCCTAAAAATTTATGCTTAAAATGCTAATATTTTTATGACTATTATCCCAAATCATTTATAGAATTAATTTATATTTTTCATGACTTTAAAGAGCTAGGGAATTTCCTTCAAGAAGTCCACTGTTAATCATCTAATAAGGTAATCCAATCTCTTTACAATCAAATTCTAAAACCTCTTAGCGTTTTTAGATCATTAAAATTAACGTAAAAATGGAGTATTATCTAATCCGCCAACTGCTTGAGTGCTATATCATTAATATAAAAACATCATTTTCTTAGCTACGTTGTGGATCGCTTCAGAATTATACAAAAATTTTTAAGTAATTATGCAGAGTATTACCCATGAAAAAGAAGAACACTAGGGATTGGAGTACGATGAGAACGTGGTAACTAGATACAAGCTAATGTTCCCCTTCTACGTCTTCGAACACTGGTGGGAATTACTCCAGGAAGAGAACAGGTATGCTAAGACCAAGTACAAGGCACCAAAGGAGTTCAACGACTTCCTAGCATTCCTACACTTATTCTTACCTTACAGAGCAATAGAAGGAGTACTAAGCACACTAGCAGAAATGAAGATAATACCGACAAGCCTAGATTATTCAACAATATGGGAAAGGGTAAGAAACATGAATATTAATTTCCCTGAAGCGAGTGACGAACTTGAAGTAATAGCTGATGGTACTGGAATAAGCACAACAAGAGGAGGACAGTAGTAGCAAAGTGGGGCAAAAGGAGGGATTCAAAATTCCTTAAGATTGAAGTAGTTATGGAGAAAGACGAGTTCAAGATAGTAAGCGCTGAGGTGACGAGTAATGAGGCCGAATCTGCTTCAAATACTGTAAAGGACTTGAAGGAAAAGGGTAAGGAAGTTAAGAGGTTCTAGGTAAGGCTTATGATGGCTAGATTTATAATCTTGGTGTTATTGTTGTTGTTACTCCTAGGCAGTTTCCTGAGAAGTTTATTCCAAAGGCCATTATTAGAACTTTGCTCGGTTTGCACGTTCCCGTTTACGGTGACGGGAAGGCAGAGAGAGATTGGATATTCGTAGAAGATACTGCGAGGATAATAGCTGACTTACTAGATAGGGCTGAGTGGAAGGGGGAAGTTTATAATATTCCTGGGAAACAGAGGGTTACCAATCTTGATTTGCTTAAATTGTTAGAGGAAGTCATGGGTAAGGAGATTAAAATAAAGTTTGTTTCCGATAGGCCGGGGCATGATAGGAGGTATTGTATGAATACTAGGCTTTCTTACGAAACGACTCCTCTGAAGGATGGATTGAGGAAGACTTATGAGTGGTACTTGGAGAATGAGTGGTGGTGGAGGCCACTAATTGCAGATAAGTTCTTTAAGGAAGATGAGCCGTGGAAGTGAATTACTTTTTATGAAAGACTAATAATATAATAGATTAACGCCTTTTATAAGATCCTTTTTAAATCCTAAGATCTTCACAATATTAGATCACAAAAAGTATCTACATGTCTGTGTTAATCATATTAGTGAAAATTATATAACACTATGTATTTTAACAAGATACTTTGGCACTGTAGAGATAAGAAATTGGACTTCATAAAGGGCGATGTGAGTATCGCAATATATTCTGCTATAGAAGATCTCATGCGTAATAACAATATTAGCAGGAGTCTAGCAGTATTAACGTACCACTTAATAACTTCTCATCCTTTCGTTGACGGCAATAAGAGAACTGCTTTAGGGTTGTTATTACATATTTTACATGAGTTATTTAATGATAAAATATCAATATTGCCAGATTTACTAGATTTACTTATAAAGACATTGACTGATGTTGCTGACAACCCGCCAGAAGAAGACGAGCATGCAATAAACAAGATAAGAGGAATTATACAACGGATTATTGGAGATTGAGATATTTATCCTCGTTTTCTTTTTCATTCTCATATTTCCTTACATAGAGGACTTTTCCGTGAATTTTCAATACTCCAGTTCTGTCAAATTCAGCTAACGCGTCAAAGTATTCTCTATAGGTCTCGAGAGAGTGTCCCAAGCGCAAATAATTGAATAAATATAGTATGATAGAAAAACAATTTTATAATTAATTAAGAATAAAATATAATTATATCTTTCAGTATAACGAGAGATTAAGCTTATATTGTAATGGAAAATAATCACGTATAGAGAAAAACAGAATTTCCAACATAGTCCACACTACCTTGATCAACTCTCGCGGTATAAGTTAGTGGGCGAGTTGACTCTCCGGAACACGCGATAACACAGAAGTGTAGATGTAGGAGTTGTAAATCAACGCGATAACGTAGACAAAGAGCTCGACCATACCCTTTTCAGTAGCGTAAGGCCTCCAATACCTCCTCAAGAAGATCCCAAAGAACTCCACATACCTCCTGAAACTAGAGAAACCTATCAACCAGGTCGAGGACTTCCCCACGAAGCCCCTATCCACTACCTTATAACCGCTGCGAGAGAAGCCAACCTTATTGTCCAGAAAATTGGCCAGCTCCACCTGAATCTCGTGAACTATCATTGTAGGCGACATGAGGTTGAAGACCTTGAAGCCGAAGTAACTCCTGTTCCTCTTCTTTGTAAACTCTCCCTTGAACCTCCTCCTCACTTTGCACTTAATGTAAAAGAAGAGCGTGTTAGCCGCCTCCCTGTACTTCCTCTGCCTTAGGTCTAGCTCAAACTTCTTCTTCAATGTTTCCTTGTTCCTCTTCCCGAAGGGTACCTCGATTAGGAAGGAATCCACGATCCACAGCTTTCCAACCTTTCCGTATAACGCACTGCTAGGTAAGTAGTCAGCGGGGCTACTCATCTTCTCCTCCAACTCCTTGGCGTACTCCTTGAACAGAGTCTTTACCTCTCCCCTAACTGGGGCTACTGGGTATAGTTGTGTGAGAAAATATGTAAGCAGAAGGTTAAAAGTCTTCATCAAGACTCACCTGGAACCTTGAAGCGTGGAGTTGTTTGAGATGATATGAGTAATGCCTTATCACCGACATGGGCCTGAACTTCCAACGCGAATTACTTTCATGGATCGAAACGTAGAGATAGACCTCCAAGGAGCGAAGAGAGGGAAAGTAACCTCCGAGCTCCTCCTCGAACCTAGCCAGGATCGAGTTGAAACTCTCCGACGTGTTATTAGTGTAGAGGTAGTGTCTAATCTCCCTGGGGAAGTTGAGAAAGGAACAATACTTGTCAGCAGCGTCAAGAAGCCTCTTGGCTCGGGCTGGAGAAAAGGGTTGGACAAGTTGGCTGAGGGACAATATAGCCTTCCTTCCCTCCTCCACCTTCCTGGAGGACTTTAGATCCCTAACTCTAATCATTAGTTCCTCCTTGTCTGGGAGGACCCTCATGAGGTTCCTAACCATGTGTGTTATACAGAGCTGGTGTTGAGAGGAGGGAAAGAGCGTGGACACGACGCGATCGAGTCCAGAGAAGTCATCGCTCACGATTACGTCAACCCTGCTGACTCCCCTGCTTACGAGTCCGCTCAAGAAGGACTTCCAACCGTCCAAGTCCTCCCTATCCCTAACTTCGTAGTCCAAGACGAACTTATTCCCTTCTAAGTCAACTCCTATGGCAATGTAAATGGCTCTCTCCATGATCGACTCGCTGATTCTGACCTTTACGATCTTCACATCGATGTAAAGGGCTAGGAGATCGTGAGGTAGTTCGCGGCTCTTGTATTCCTTGAGTTTGTTGGATATTCTCTCGGCAACCCGATTCATTACGATCTCACTATACGGTATTCCCTTGGCTGCTAACACGGCCTTGACTTGACTTGGAGTCATGCCTGATAGAACGAGCTGCTGGAGGAAGTCCTCGTAATCTGGGCTGGTCCTCTCGTACTTCTCCGGAAGGATCTTGGGTCTGAAGCCACCCTTTCTGGTTCTCGGTACTCTGAGTCTTAATACTCCGTCTCCGGTTCCCAGATATCTGAAGTAGGTCCCGTTCTTGTGGTCGTCCTCAACTTGCAAGTAGGCTTCCCTCTCTTCCATCATGGCCTCTTGCAAGATTATCTCCTCTATTTCCCTTAGGCTAACTCCTTCTTTGATTGCCTTTCTTATCTTTTCTCTTATTTCTTCCATTACCTTCATGGTATTACTCTCCCTTATGGTATTACCCCTTCCGGGGTTATTTTTACTTTTTGTCATTATTTTTCACCTTTTGCTACCACAACTATAACTGGTAGCCCCACTAACTCTTCTAAATTCCTTTGAGTTTGCAGTACCTCACTCATAGTCCTTCACCTCTAAATAATGCTGGATTAAGTACTGGACTAGAGAATTCCTAGCTTACTCCAGCTTATCTAAAATTTCCGAATTAGCCCTCCATAATCTTCATAGCCTCGTTGATGTGGTATAAAGCCTCCAAAAGCTCCAATAACTTATCACCCTGGACTTGCGTGGCTCATCCCCGTGAAGCGATATCTTCTTCTATTTGCATCATTTCCCGCCTTACTTTCTCTATCTCATTCCTTAGTTCAGTACTAGCTAACTGCTTCAGTGTTTCGATATGACAGCACTTTCCTCTGAAAGTAAACCCTTTCACAATCGCAGGAAGCCTTAGTGATTTTTAGGCTGACTGGGTCTAGCGCTAGCATTGTATAATGTACTAGGTTAGCCCTGGACTTTCATCGTATATACGCTGAAACGATTATGCCTTCAGATAATACGTAAAAAACATCTAACCTTTAATCGGATTTTTGGGGATTTGTGTGGAAATCATGTTTGCTCTATATGATATTTCATATCACAAGACCTATAATATAGCATATGTACGTGGTATATATGGCATAAATATATTATAAGTAGTTCAACAGTATAGTTAATAGGGAATTCAAAATGGTGATAACGCATAAATTAACCGATGAGCAGAAAAAGATTTTAGAAAGAATGCATAGCAGAGTAGATTATATTTTCGAGAGAATGTCCCAAGCGGAAATAATTGAATAAATCTATGTATAAGTTTGTGGATAATTATTCAAAAGAAAAATGAATTACTGACAAATTTTGAATTTTCTCTTCAACTTAAAGGTGGAGTAATACTTAAAGGGAACCGGGACGATGTAGTACCGATTCACATGAAGCCTTGGATAGAATACTACAACGGCCCGGTCCCCTATGAACATTTATCAGCAAGGCATAAAACACTTGTGAAAATGAACTACATGCTGATCACATCTGAAGTGCTGTCGCGTCTCTCTGACCTCTTCATACTGAGAGCGTTAATAGTTATGATTGTGTGGACGTGCTCCTACAGGGACGTGCGGAGCTACTACGAGTCAGACGTGGTGGTAAGGTGGTTCCTAGGCGAGTACAAGTCTAAGTCGGAGATCCATAGGAGGGCAAAGAAATTTAGGGGGCTACCAGTTATAGTTGTGGTAGCAAAAGGTGAAAAATAATGACAAAAAGTAAAAATAACCCCGGAAGGGGTAATACCATAAGGGAGAGTAATACCATGAAGGTAATGGAAGAAATAAGAGAAAAGATAAGAAAGGCAATCAAAGAAGGAGTTAGCCTAAGGGAAATAGAGGAGATAATCTTGCAAGAGGCCATGATGGAAGAGAGGGAAGCCTACTTGCAAGTTGAGGACGACCACAAGAACGGGACCTACTTCAGATATCTGGGAACCGGAGACGGAGTATTAAGACTCAGAGTACCGAGAACCAGAAAGGGTGGCTTCAGACCCAAGATCCTTCCGGAGAAGTACGAGAGGACCAGCCCAGATTACGAGGACTTCCTCCAGCAGCTCGTTCTATCAGGCATGACTCCAAGTCAAGTCAAGGCCGTGTTAGCAGCCAAGGGAATACCGTATAGTGAGATCGTAATGAATCGGGTTGCCGAGAGAATATCCAACAAACTCAAGGAATACAAGAGCCGCGAACTACCTCACGATCTCCTAGCCCTTTACATCGATGTGAAGATCGTAAAGGTCAGAATCAGCGAGTCGATCATGGAGAGAGCCATTTACATTGCCATAGGAGTTGACTTAGAAGGGAATAAGTTCGTCTTGGACTACGAAGTTAGGGATAGGGAGGACTTGGACGGTTGGAAGTCCTTCTTGAGCGGACTCGTAAGCAGGGGAGTCAGCAGGGTTGACGTAATCGTGAGCGATGACTTCTCTGGACTCGATCGCGTCGTGTCCACGCTCTTTCCCTCCTCTCAACACCAGCTCTGTATAACACACATGGTTAGGAACCTCATGAGGGTCCTCCCAGACAAGGAGGAACTAATGATTAGAGTTAGGGATCTAAAGTCCTCCAGGAAGGTGGAGGAGGGAAGGAAGGCTATATTGTCCCTCAGCCAACTTGTCCAACCCTTTTCTCCAGCCCGAGCCAAGAGGCTTCTTGACGCTGCTGACAAGTATTGTTCCTTTCTCAACTTCCCCAGGGAGATTAGACACTACCTCTACACTAATAACACGTCGGAGAGTTTCAACTCGATCCTGGCTAGGTTCGAGGAGGAGCTCGGAGGTTACTTTCCCTCTCTTCGCTCCTTGGAGGTCTATCTCTACGTTTCGATCCATGAAAGTAATTCGCGTTGGAAGTTCAGGCCCATGTCGGTGATAAGGCATTACTCATATCATCTCAAACAACTCCACGCTTCAAGGTTCCAGGTGAGTCTTGATGAAGACTTTTAACCTTCTGCTTACATATTTTCTCACACAACTATACCCAGTAGCCCCGAGTTAGTAAAACTGCTGAGGGTATACTTCCAGCTAGATGAAGTGCTTAGCTTCGCTACTTTTGAACTCCAAGATGACGGGATAGTTGCGGAAATTTCTCAATTTAAGGACAGAGTTAGAAAAGTGATTGAGAAGTTGATAAGCTGAATTTTTCTTCAGTAAACTGGGGAGTTTATTCTATCTCAGCAATCACTAAAACTTTCTTGCCTGCTAACTTTTCTCCAATCTCTTTAGGGATGACGGCACTATAGTAAGGAACTTTCTCTTCACCCTTCTTATAATACTCCATAGAAAACAGCTTAACATTATTTAACTCCAATTTATCCTCATCAGTTATTATCATTAAACTCTTCAACTCCTTATTTTCAAAGTCTTTAGAATATTCTATAGGAAAAGTTATAAAATAAAATCCTTAATTCCGTCTATTATACCGTTATCCCCAAAGGAGATAGTTAAGATATACCTCGTTAACGAATGATCTATAAAATCTTAACTTGCCGAAACCTAGGCTAGCTCCCCTTTCCTCGTTTATTCTAAAGTTCACGATTTCCATATCATTTCTCATCTTCATTGAAAGGTAAACGTCTTCATAACCGTTTATGAAAGTCTCGTCGAAAACTTTACCGTTTATCGCCCTTCTATTCAAAACCATGAAGCTTCCTCCGTTAACGAATGAGTCTTTCACCTCTCCAGCAAAGTTCCTCATTAATCCTATCATTGAGTCTATTATAGTAAGAGTTGTAACTCCCAGCTTTGCACCATATTTCATCTGAAGGTAACTGTAAACTTCTGCAGGAGGTATTTTCATAAACTTTCCAATGAAGTTCATTCCCTTCAGAAAGTAGGGTTTCACCTTAATCAAAGAAACCTTATAGGAGTGGTATCTAGAAGGTTTAGCTAGAACCATTCCCTTGCTTGATGTTGAAAGTTCGTCTTTCAACTTCTTTAAGTTGTCTATACCATGAACGTCATCGTTAGAGATCACGACCCAACGAGGTGAACTTTCTAACGCAACAGACAACCCCTTGTTAACGCTCCTAGCGTAATTAAAGAATCTCCCTTTACTTTCAACCATCACGATCTTAGCTCCTGAGAATATTCTCATCACTTCCTTGGCGCGTGCACTTTCCACGTCAGCCGTGGGTATCACCACAGCTATATCATCGTTACCCGTTTG is a genomic window containing:
- a CDS encoding IS256-like element ISC1332 family transposase → MTKSKNNPGRGNTIRESNTMKVMEEIREKIRKAIKEGVSLREIEEIILQEAMMEEREAYLQVEDDHKNGTYFRYLGTGDGVLRLRVPRTRKGGFRPKILPEKYERTSPDYEDFLQQLVLSGMTPSQVKAVLAAKGIPYSEIVMNRVAERISNKLKEYKSRELPHDLLALYIDVKIVKVRISESIMERAIYIAIGVDLEGNKFVLDYEVRDREDLDGWKSFLSGLVSRGVSRVDVIVSDDFSGLDRVVSTLFPSSQHQLCITHMVRNLMRVLPDKEELMIRVRDLKSSRKVEEGRKAILSLSQLVQPFSPARAKRLLDAADKYCSFLNFPREIRHYLYTNNTSESFNSILARFEEELGGYFPSLRSLEVYLYVSIHESNSRWKFRPMSVIRHYSYHLKQLHASRFQVSLDEDF
- a CDS encoding HEPN domain-containing protein produces the protein MSTEQSLQLALKATLLENKGNYPFTHEIDELISSLKNMKPELVELENKNKELIALLKLSYTGSRYFPSSYDKDTANKLISLVKQFLEVIDLWQKE
- a CDS encoding type II toxin-antitoxin system death-on-curing family toxin: MYFNKILWHCRDKKLDFIKGDVSIAIYSAIEDLMRNNNISRSLAVLTYHLITSHPFVDGNKRTALGLLLHILHELFNDKISILPDLLDLLIKTLTDVADNPPEEDEHAINKIRGIIQRIIGD
- a CDS encoding nucleotidyltransferase domain-containing protein, which translates into the protein MAERIEYFNNWRKYAYEICASLKKVLQDVMVVVFGSVVSGNYVPSLSDIDILIVSDKVGDILWQAKINLYILSELKSDITPFEFHYSNWKDYEEFYKEFFNPRVEIRC